The following nucleotide sequence is from Bradyrhizobium roseum.
GCATCTGCTGCTGTCCACCCGACAATGTGCCGGCGAACTGGCCGCGGCGTTCGGCCAGGATCGGAAGCCATTCGAAGATGCGCTGAATGTTGTGCTTCCAGTCGCGTCGTCCCGCCTCGGTCATCGCGCCCATTTCGAGGTTTTCCATCACGGTGAGCGACGGAAACACCTGGCGGCCTTCCGGCACGTGGGCGATGCCGAGATGGGCGCGTTGTGCGGGCTGGATCGACAGCAGGTCGTGGTCCCCGAAGGTGATCTTCCCCGCGCTGGGGCGCACGATTCCCGAGATGGTCTTGAACAGCGTGGTCTTGCCGGCGCCGTTCGGGCCGACGATGGCGACGAACTGGCCTTCCTCGACCTTGATCGAAACGCCGTTCAGGACGGGAATGGCCGAGTAGCCGGATGTCAGCCCTTCAATGCGGAGCATGGGCCACCCATTTTTTGCCGAGATACGCCTCGATGACGCGGCTGTCGCGCGTCACCGCTTCGGGCTCGCCCTCGACGATGACGGCGCCGTGGTCGAGCACCAGAAAACTGTCGACCAGGCGGACCATCGCCTGCATCGTGTGTTCGATGATCGCAATCGTTATGCCGTCGCGGGCCAGCCGCTGGATCACCGCTACGACCTCGTTGGCTTCGTCATGCCCGAGGCCCGCGAGCGTTTCGTCGAGCAGCAAAATGCGCGGCTGCCCGGCGAGCGCGCGAGCCAGCTCCATCAGCCGTAGTTCCTTGGTCGTGAGTTCGCCGGCGATACGATCAGCAATTTCCGAGAGGCCGACACGGGCGATCGCATCCGCCGCCAGTCGCTTTGCCTCGTCGTCGGTCCTGGCGCTGACATAGGCCCCGACGACGACATTGTCCGAGATCGACATGCGCAGGAATGGGCGCATGATCTGGAACGTGCGGCCGATGCCGGCCTCGCACAGTTCATGCGGCTTGCGGCCGGACATCTCGCGACCGTCGAGCAGGACTTGCCCGGTGTCGGGCCGCAAAAATCCGTTCAGCAGGTTGAACAGCGTGGTCTTGCCGGCGCCATTGGGGCCGATGATGCCGAGGATCTCGTTCTGCCGTAGTTTGAAGCTGACATCCTGCACGGCCTTGAGCCCGCCGAAGGAGCGCGACAGGTTACGTACTTCGAGGACGACATCGCCTGTCCCGGCGGACCGTGTGGGGCGGAGAGGCACGAGTTCGGCGGAAGCGGCGGGGAGATTCGTCGTGGGCGCGCTGGTGACCGGCGTTGCAGACCGTTTGCGCCAGAAATCGCGAATCTTCCAGTACAGGCCTTCCGGCGCCAGCAGGATGACGCAGATGATGGCGAGTCCGTAGATCACGCCCTGGATGCCGGGAAAGCGTGAGCCCGCTTCGGCATTAAGCGTTTCGGCCAGCGGGATCAGGATGACGGATCCGATCACCGGACCCCAGACCGTTCCGACGCCGCCGAACATCGCGACCGTCAGCGCCTGTGCCGACACCAGCATGCCGAACACGGATTGCGGGGTGACCACCAGCAGCACGACCGCGTAGAATCCGCCGATCGCGCCGGCGATGGCGCCGCTGAGGGTGACGGCGCGCAGTTTCCAGGCCAGCGTGTTGATCCCGGCGGCTTCCGCGGCAGCTTCGTTCTGCTTGATCGCCAGCAGCGCCATGCCGAAGCGCGATCGTTCGACCGCCCGCGTCAAGAGAATGGTGGCAAGCATCATCGCCAGCGCCAGCAGTGTGTAGAGCCGGTGATCGGCGAATTGCATATAGGCGGCGGCATTTTCGCGCTTGATCGGCAGCGTCACTTCCTGCAGGCCGAGCCATTCGAACACGTAGAGAATGGCGAGCGGGTAGGCGAGCATTGCCAGCGCAAAGTAGTGACCCTGCAGGCGGAACGTCGGAAACCCGATCAACAGGCCAGCAATGCCGCCCAGCACGGCCGCGATCGGGATCATGATCCACGGCGAGAGGTCGAAATGGATCTGGCCGAGCACGACGGCATAGGCGCCGACGCCGAAGAACGCGGCGTGGCCGAACGAGATCAGCCCGGTGTAGCCGCTGAGCAGGTTCCACGACAGGCCGAAGATCGCCCAGACCGGGACCAGCGTCATCACGAGTTGGTAGTAGGAATTGGTCACGCTCAGCGACAGCGCGGCATAGAGCGCGGTGAAGACGATGATGGGCAGCAGCGAGCGCCATTCGCGCATGATCATGTCCTCTCGACCATGCGTCCGAAGAAGCCTTGCGGACGGAAGAAGACGATCAGGAGAAACACGACGAATATGGCGGCGTTCTGCAATTGCGTCGGCAGGATCAGCGTCGACATCTGCTGGACCAGCCCGATCGTCATGCCGCCCCAGAAGGCGCCGATGATGCTGCCCATGCCGCCGAGCACGACGCCGGCATACATCACGATGACGTATTCGACGCCGACAAAGGGATGGAAGGGATAGTTGGTGGCGAGCAGGCCGCCCGCAATCGCGGTGATGCCGGTGCCGAGCGCAAACGCGATGCGGTGCGCGCGGTCGACGTCGATTCCCATATAGGTAGCGGCCGTCGGATTGTCGGCAGCGGCGCGCAGCGATTTCCCGAGCCGCGACCGCGTGATCATCAGCGTCAGCAGGATCATCGTCACCAGCGAGAGAATGGCGTCGATGCCACGGGCCTTGTTGACGAAGACGCTGATGTCATTGAACATCGGTCCAAGTTCCCAGGCCGAACTCGACAGCGGGGTGCGGATCGAGGCCAGCACCGAACCGAATACCAGCAGGCCGCCATTCTGCAGGATGAGCGCGATCCCCAGCGTCAGGATGAGCTGGGCATAATGGCCTTCGCCCTCGAGCGAAGAGGTGCGCGTCCCGGATACCCGTGAAATCAGGGTGAGGTGGACGAAGTAGCCGAACACGGCGAGCACCGGGCCGGCCAGCACGATGGCGACGAACGGCCCGATGGTGTTGCCGAACGCGGCCTGCACGCCGAACGCGGTGAAGAAGTAAAATGCCGCGTACATGCCGAGCATCATGAAATCGCCCTGGGCGAAGTTGATGACCCGCATGACGCCGAAGATCAGCCCGAGCCCGACGCACATCAGGCCGTAGACCGCGCCGATCAGGAGACCGGCGGAGAGCGCCTGCAAAAAGCCTTCCAGCGCCTGGGTCACCGCTGACCTCGCCCGGCTGTTTTTGGCTTCAACATTGTTTCCCCCATCTTTGTTTTGTCGTTGTCGGTCATGAAGCCGGCCGCAGCCTTTGTTCGGCCGGTTCAGGCCGGCACCGCGCAGCGATGACACGGCAGTCCGGAAGCGACACGCAATTATCGACCAGCTCTTCCAGATCGCGTGCGCCGTCGCCGATCACGCCGGACGCTGCCTGCCGAAATCGGACGCGGATTTCATCCGGCGTGGCGGCAATGACATCGTCGAGGCGGTGCCGGACCGTCGCGCCATTGCGCAGCCCGACGAGAATTTCGGCACCCTGCCTCGACGGAAAAGCGGCGGTGAGATCGGGGGCGCTCTGCAGGTCGATCCGTTCGATGAGGCCTAGAATGCTGGCTTCGCCGATATCAGCATAGTTCTCTTCTTCGAGCGCACCGAGCGCCAGCACGGCCGCGACGCTGAAGGGAATGCTCATCTTCGCCTGCAGCGCGTTGTGGAACGGTCCCTTGGAATCGCAGCCGGGGTAGCGGGCGGCCGCCTCCGGGACACGGATCGAGATTGTTGCGATGTCTTCTGATGACCTGAGTTCGCGCGCGACCCGCAAGGCTGCCTGCGCGGCGGTCTGCGCGAAATTGCAGGCGGGAGCCGGCTTGTTGTAGACGGCCATGATCTCCGGCCCGGCGCCGGCAAACAGCCGGATATCCGCGGGAGCGGGCCGGCGGCCGAAGGCAGCGAACAATCCGGCCTCGCCTTCCAGAATCGTTTCCGAGGCGCGGGCGCCGGCCTCGGCGAGTTCGATCGCGGCGATCGCGTTGCGAGCAGCAAAACCGGGATGGAAATACATTTCGGAGCCGCCGGCGCGCGGCCATTCGTTCAGGCCCGAGGATGTGTTGGCGGCGATGGCCATCGCGCTGGTGGCGGCATCTTCGCCAAGCCCGAGCGCAAAACTTCCCGCCAGCGCGGCGCCGAGCGGTGCCACCAGGCCGGTCGGTCGGTAGAGGCGGGCGAGGTCGGCGTTGAAGAGTGCGCGTCCGATCTGCGCGCCGGTCTCGTAGCCGATGATGGCGGCGGCCAGGAACGTCGCGCCTGATAGTTGTGTCCGTTCCGACAGCGCGAGCAGCGTCGGCCAGATCACCACGCCATGATGGCAGATGCTGGCGGCGTGCATGTCCTCGCGCACCAGGCCATGGCCCATCACGGCATTGGCAAAGGCCGCATCGCCGGGTGAGGCGAGGGCGCGGTTGCCGATGATGGTCGCGCCGTCCTTGGCCTCGCGCGCAATGGCGGTTGCCTGCCGGCTCCACGGGTGGTTTCGTGCTTCGAAAGCACAGGACAGGAAATCCAGCAGGCAGATTTTCGCCTTGGCGATGACGTCGGCATCGAAGCGGCCGGGATCGACGGAGAGCGCGGAGCGGGCCAACGCCCGCGCCAGCGATGCCTCGCTCGATCCGGTCGATCCGATGATCATGGCGATGTCCCTTGCGTGCCGGTGGGGTCGCGTTAGCCGCGCATTTCCACGCCGGCCCATTCCTCCAGCACTTTCGCGATCGATGTGAAGTCGGATGACGCGCCGAATTTGGCGTTGGTGATTGCGAGCATCTGCCGCACCGCGGCGCCGCAGACCATCGGCACGCCCATCGCTTCGGCTTCATCGACGCAGAGCCGGACGTCCTTGTAGGAAAGGCCGGTGGCGAAGCCGAAATCGAAGGTGCCGGGAAGCACGGCGCGGGGGAATTTGTCTTCCGAGGCGCTGTTGCGCCCGCTGCTGGCGTTGATGATGTCGATCAGGACTTTGGCGTTGACGCCGCCCTTGACCCCCATCGCGACTGCTTCGGATGTGATGACGAGCGCAGCCGCCGCCATCAGGTTGTTGGCGAGCTTGGCCGTTTGCGCCGTGCCCGGCTTGTCGCCGGTATAAAACAGCTTTCCAAAGTGCTTCAGGATCGGCTCGACCTTGTCATAGGTGGCCTTCGGGCAGGAGACCATTACCGCGAGCGTGCCGTTCACCGCGCCCTTGATGCCGCCGCTGACCGGGGCATCGACCAGCGTGATGTTGCGCGGCTCAAATCCTGCTGCGATCAGCTTGGCAGCGCCGGGGCCGGTGGTGGAGAGATCGATCATGACGGTGGCGCGATTTCCGGCAATGACGCCATCGGGCCCCAGCGCGACCGCCTTGACGATGTCCGGCGTCGGCAGGCTGGCGAGCACGATATCCGCGGCGGAAGCAACCTCGGCCGGCGATTTCGCCAGCCGAGCGCCGCGCGCCACCAGCGCCGTGGTCGCGTCGGGCTGCGCATCGTAGATGCACAGCGAATAGCCAGCGTCGAGCAGGCGGCTGGCCATCGGTCCGCCCATGCGGCCCGTTCCGACAAAGCCGATTGTTTCTCCTGCCATGGTTCGCTCCCTGTCGCGCCGCGAGAGCGGGCGCATGTTGTTCTTGCCGCGCCGGGTTCCCAGTCGCGTTTCGCCGAATTTCAAGATTGTCAGTCAATCTGTCAAGCATAAGATTCCTGTCGACAGCCGGTGGCGCGCCGGAATAGGGTCGCCAAAACAGGGTCCCGAGGAATTCGCTCAGTGCGGCAAGTTGAAGCGCAAGGCGCCGGCACGACATTCGCCGATTTCGTCGCCGGCACGGCGTGGGCGGATGTCGCCGCGCAAGAACACGAAGCGAAACGCTCGATCCTGAACTTTTTCGCGACCGCGCTGGGGTCGGCAAACGATCCGGCCGTCACCGCCGCGTTGCGTACGCTGCTGCCGTTCAGCGGCGCCGCGACGTCAGCGGTGATCGGCCGCCCCGAGCGGCTCGATGCGATGGGCGCATCGTTCCTCAACGCGGTATCGGCCAACCTGCTCGATTTCGACGACACCCATCCGGACACCATCATCCATCCGGCGGCCCCGGTCGCCGCACCAGTGCTGGCATTGGCGCAGGCGCGCGGGTTTTCCGGGCGCGCCGTGCTGACGGCATTCATTCTCGGCGTCGAGATCGAATGCCGCGTCGGCAATGCGGTGTCTCCACTGCATTATGCACGCGGCTGGCACATCACCTCGACCTGCGGCGTGTTCGGCGCGGCGGTGGCCTGCGCGAAACTGCTGGAATTGCCGGCGGACCAGATCTCGAATGCGATCGGGATCGCCGCCAGCCAGTCGGCCGGCATCGTCGAAAATCTTCCCAGCGCCGCCAAGAATGTCAGCGTCGGCAACGCGGCGCGCAACGGCCTGTTCGCAGCCTTGCTGGCGGCGGAAGGCTATTCCGCCTCGCCCCGGGCCATTGAAGGGCCGCTCGGCTGGGCCCGCGCCATGGGCGACGAGCCCGACATGGCGCGACTGACGGGAGGCCTCGGCAAGAGCTGGGAGATCGCGAAAAATACCTACAAGCCCTATCCGGCGGGCATCGTGTTTCATGCGGTGATCGACGCCTGCTTCAAGTTGCGGACGAAACTGAAGCGGCGGATCGACGATATCGAATCCATCACGGTGCAGGGCTCAGCGCTGCTGCTGGCGCGGGGCGACCGGCCGGTTCGCAACGAGCGCGACGCCCGGGTCAGCATTCATCACTGCGCGGCTATCGCGCTGCTGCTGGGTGCGGCCGGCGTGCCCGAATTCGCTGAAGCCACCGTGTTTCGGCCCGACATCGTATCCTTGCGCCAGAAGGTGACGGCCGCGCTTGACGCTTCGCTTCCGGATGGCGTCGCGCGGCTCATCGTCCGGCTCCATTCGGGTGAAGCGTTCGAGGAGATCGTGATGGATGCGAAAGGCAGCCTTGCCGATCCGCTGTCGGACCGCGACATCGAGGCGAAACTGCGCGATGGTGCACGGCTGGGTGGAGCCGATTGGGACGCCGACCGTGTCATCGACCATGTCTGGCGGCTTGACACGCTTGCTGACGTATCGAACCTGATGAAGTCGCACGGCTAAAGTTCGCCGTCCTGAAAACACTGCTAAAACAAACGAAAGGAACCGAAGATGAGCGAGTTGTTCGACAAGGGATTGAAGGTCCGCAAGGAAGTGCTCGGTGAAGACTACGTCAACAAGTCGATCGCTGGAGCCGACGAATTCACCCGGACCATGGCGGAGTGGTCCACAGAATTCTGCTGGGGCGCGTTGTGGACCCGGCCGGGCATGGACCGGCGCACCCGCAGCATCGTCAACCTGGCCATGCTCGGCGCACTGAACCGGCCCCACGAATTGAAACTGCACGTCAAGGGCGCGCTGAAGAACGGCGTCACCAAGGAAGAAATCAAGGAGATCCTGCTGCAGGTGGCGGTCTATTGCGGCGTACCGGCCGGCATCGACGCGTTCCGCAACGCGCGCGAGGCGCTCAACGAAGCCGAATCGAAGTAGCGCGAACAGGCAGTCGCATGGCCGAGCCGGAATACGAACTCTTCGCCATCCGCTATGCGACCCGCGAGGCGCGGCGCAGCGATCATTTCATCGGCGGCGACCCGCATGACGGGCCGATGCCGATGGACTATTTTATGTGGGTGGCGAGGGGCGGCGGGCGCACCTTTGTCATCGACACCGGCTTCAATGCGGAAGTCTCAAAGAAGCGAAGCCGCACGTTTCTGCGTTGTCCGGTCGAGACGCTTGGCGCGTTCGACATCGATGTAAATGCGGTCGAGGACGTGATCCTGACCCATCTGCATTACGACCACGCCGGGAATTTCGACCGCTTTCCGAAGGCGCGTTTCCATCTCCAGGAGCGCGAAATGGCCTACGCCACGGGCCGTTACATGCGGTATCCGAGACTGTCGCATTCCTTCGAGGTCGAGGATATCTGCGGACTGGTGCGGCTGAATTATGCGCGCCGCGTGATGTTCTACAACGGCGATGCCGAACTGGCGCCCGGCCTGACGATCCATGCGGCCGGCGGCCATTCGGCCGGACTGCAATTCGTACGCGTCCGGACCCGCCGCGGCTTTGTCGTGCTCGCCTCCGATGTCAGCCATTTCTACGAGAACATGGCGAGCGAACGGCCATTCACGACGGCGCTGCATATCGGGGAGATGCTCGAGGGTTTTGATAAATTAATCGCGCTGGCTCCGGACGAGAGCCATATCGTGCCGGGCCATGACCCGCTGGTGATGAAGCTCTATCCCGCGCCCAGCCCGGCGTTCGAGGGCATCGCGGTCCGCCTTGACGTGCCGCCGTCGGGGTCCGCGCCAGTGCGCGCGGATTTCTCGCGGGGGCATTAGCGAATTGCGGTCCCCGTGCTCGGCGAGGGGACCGCTTCCGCAGCGTCTATTTCTCCTTCTCCGCCGCCGCCTTCAGGATAGGCATCAGCCGTGCGGTCTCGGCCTTGATCAGCTCGGTCAGCGCCTTGGGTCCGCGACGGTCCTGTTCCGCGCTCTCGGCGCCGAGTTCTGCCAGCCGCTTCTTCACCGCGTCCTCGTTGAGGCCTCTGTTCAGCGCGTCGACGAGCTTGTCGACGATCGGCTGCGGCGTGCCGGTCGGCACGAACACGGCGTAGAACGGCGCGATGTCGAATTCGGGCAGGCCTTGCTCGTGGGACGTCGGCACATCAGGTAACAATGGACTGCGCTTCTTGGCGGCGACCGCCAGGGCCTTGATGTTGCCGGCCTGGACCTGGCTCAGCGTGCCCAGCACGGGATCGCATTCATAATCGACCTGGCCCGCCAGCATAGCATTTAGCACCGGGGCGGTGCCGGTGAAGGGAATCATCGTCGGCTTGATGCCGAGCGCCGAATGCAGCAAGAGGCAACCGATATAGGAGACCGAGCCGAGGCCGGCGTGTCCGACATTGAGCTTTTCCGGATTGGCCTTGGCATAGGCGACGAATTCCTTGAGATTGTTGGCCGGGAATTCCTTTCGGACGGCCAGCACTTCCGGATATTCGGCGGTCAGGCCGACCGGCGCAAAATCCTTTTGCGGATCGTAGGCGAGGTTCGGATAGAACGCCGGCGCCAGCGCATTGGTGCCAAGATGTCCGGACAGGATGGTATATCCATCCGCCGGCGCGCGGGCCGCGCGGATCGCCCCTGTGGTTCCGCCGGCGCCGACGACATTCTCCACCACGAACTTCTGGCCGAGGTAGCGGGAGAAGATGTCGGCGACGATCCTCCCGGTAATGTCGGCCGGGCCGCCGGCCGCAAAGGGAACGATGACCGTCGCCGTCCGCGTCGGATAATCCTGCGCATGTACGCCATTCGTTCCGGCCAACGCCAGAAATATGCCTGCCGCGATCCACTGCTTGGCCAACTGCGCTCTCCCTCCCTTTGTTGTTTTCTCCAACCATAGGCAGGTTCGGGCGGCAGACAAGCCGGTTTGGTGCAGAGCTGGCAGGGACTTTCGTCGGGGAAGTGCGGCTCAGTACAGCCGCGTCCGGTAAGCTTCCTCCATGGTCTTTTCGGCGTCGTCTACCGACACCGCCGCGGTCTGCTCGGAGATGATGCGGCCCAGCGTCGGAAAGCTGTGGCGCTCGACCTGCGCCGCGGGATTCCAAAGTTTCGAGCGCATCAACGCCTTGCCGCAATGGAAATAGCATTCGTCGACGGTCACCTTGAGGCCGATGACCGGGGTGACGTTCTGCACCGCGAGCGGCGTCAGCAGCGCCGGATCCTGGGTGATCTCGGCCCGGCCGTTGATACGCAGCGTCTCGTTGATACCCGGCACCAGAAAGATCAGACCAACGCCGGGTGAGGCCAGGATGTTGCCGAACGTATCGACCCGGTTGTTGCCGCGCCGGTCCGGAATCAACAGCGTCTTCTCGTCGAGCACGGCGACGAAGCCCGGCCCGTCACCGCGCGGGCTCGCATCGGCATTGCCCTTGCCGTCGCTCGACGCGAGCACCAGGAACGGGGAGAGGGCGATGAAGTCGCGACAGAACTTGTCGAGATGGTGCAGCACCTTCTTTTCGGCGAGCGGGTTGATCTGTCCGAAATGCGCACGCAGATCGTTCGGCGTCTGCACCAGGGGCTTTCCGCCCGCACCGCTGCCTTCCATCGCAAGCCTCCCTTGTCGTTATTGTGATTGCGTTTCCTCGACCCCGCACCAGCCGGCGATGAACAGCGCCAGCGTCTTGGTGACCTTCTTGACGGATTCGATATCGACGCGCTCATTGAAGCCGTGGGCGCCTTCCATTGTCGCACCGAAGCAGAACGCCGGCACGTCGTAATCGAGCCCGTAGAACCGCGTGTCGGTGAGGCCGGTGAAACTCGCTTCCTCGAGTTGGCTTCCGAAAATCTGCTCATACGCCGCCGCGAGCACCGCCTCGCTGTCCTGCGCGCCGGTCACCTCATAGCCCGGCGACAGGAAGCCGGACCACACGACTTCTGGCGGGTTGTCGGCGAGGAACGGATGGGTTTTGGCGGCCTTCTCGACGCAGGCTGTGATCTCGGCCTGGCAGTCGGGGATCTTCCAGCCCGGCAAAATGCCGATACGGCAATCGACGTCGCACCAGGCTGGAACGCTGGAAGCCCAATCGCCGCCCTTGATGATGCCGGGGTTGAAATTGAGGGGATGGTTGAGCTTGCCGAAATAGCGATGCGATTTGGCGCGCTCGTTCCACTCGGCCTCCAGCCCTTCGATCGCCTGGACCAGATGATAGGCCGCCTTGATCGCATTTGAGCCGGTGCCGGCGCGCGCGACGTGAACCGGCACGCCCTTCACCTTGAGGCGGAACCAGATCACGCCGACCTGGGCGCGCATTAGCTTGCCGTCGGTCGGCTCCGGGATCAGGCAGGCATCGGCGCGATAGCCGCGCTGCAGCGTGGAGAGCGCGCCGACCCCGGTGCTTTCCTCCTCGATCACCGACTGCAGGTGGATACGGCCCTTCGGCTTCAGTCCCGCGGCCTTCAGCGCATCGAGTGCATAAAGTGCGGCGATGGTGCCGGACTTCATGTCGCCGGCGCCGCGGCCATAGAGCCAGCCATCCTCGACGGTGGGCTTGAACGGCGGATATTTCCACATGTCGAGCGGGCCGGCGGGCACGACGTCGCAATGGCCCTGCAGGATCAGCGAGCGCCCGGTTTCCTCGGCGGGCCGATAGGTGCCGACCACGGTGCGGGCGCGCGTAAAATCGGTCTCGACCGGGCCGTAGCCCGGCAGGTCCTTGAGGTCGTCCTGGTTGATGATCCAGTCGTCGACCTCGTAGCCGCGCTCGCGCAGCAGCCGCGCCATCATGTCCTGGCACGGCGCTTCCTGGCTGCGCGTGCTGGGGATTGCCGAGAAGGCGATCGTGGTCGCCAGCTGCGCTTCGAAGGCGGCATCGACCGCGGCTTCGATGCGCTCGCGGGCGCCGGCGGGAAGGGGCATGATGTTGCTTTGCGGCACGGATCAATCCTTGCGGGGTTTTCTAACGGAAGTGCGACCGGCGGAGCGCGCCAAGCTTATGCGGAGCGTCCGCGTCATGCCAGCGCCTCGTGTTTCTGCGCAAAGCCCGGCTGATCGAAGAAACGCCGCCCCGGGATCGCGTCAAGCAGGTCGCGCGTATAGGCCTCACGCGGGTTGGTAAACACGGCCGAGGTCGGGCCTTCTTCGACGATGCGGCCATGCTGCAGCACGATCACGCGGTCGGCGATTTCGGCGGCGATGCGCAGGTCGTGCGTGATGAAGATCATCGCCAGCCGCATCTCGCGCCGCAGCTCGGCGAGCAGTGCCAGCACCTGCGCCTGGACCGACACGTCGAGCGCTGATACCGCCTCGTCGGCGATCAGCACTTTCGGCCGCAGCGCGAGCGCGCGGGCAATACAGATGCGCTGGCGCTGGCCGCCGGAGAATTCGTGCGGATAGCGATCCGCGGCCGAAGGTGTCAGCCCGACACGGGCCAGCAATTGCCGCGCCTGCGCCATCGCCTCCGTGCGCGGGGTGCCGTAGGCCATCGGGCCACGCGCCACGGCATCGCCGACTTTCTGGCGCGGATCGAGGCTGGAAAACGGGTCCTGAAAGATGATCTGCAGCCCGCGACGCGCCAGCCGCAGCGCCTCGCCGTGCAACTGCCGCAGGTCCTCGTTGCCGAGCCGGATCGCGCCGGAATCCGGCTCCGTCAGCCGCATCACCATGCGGCCCAGCGTCGATTTGCCGGAACCGGATTCGCCGACAACAGCCAGCGTTTCGCCCTCGTGCAGCGTCAGCGAGATGCCGTCGGCGGCGACCACTTCGCGCGGCGGCTGAAACCAGCCGCGCTTGACGCGAAAGGTCTTGCGCAGGTCCACGATGTCGAGCAGCGGCGCGGTCTGCGCGGCGGTCTCCCGATGTTTTACCCGCGCTTTAGGTACCGCATCGATCAGTTCGCGCGTATAGGCCTCGCGCGGGTGGCGCAGCACTTCCTCGACGGTGCCGTGCTCGACCACCTTGCCGTGGCGCAGCACGACGACGCGATCGGCGACGTCGGCCACGACGCCGAAATCATGGGTGATCAGCAGCACGCCCATGCCGCGGTCGCGCCGGAGATCGTCGATCAGACGCAGGATCTGGCGCTGGGTGGTGACGTCGAGCGCCGTCGTCGGCTCGTCCGCAATCAGCAGCGCGGGCTGGTTCGACATTGCCATCGCAATCATGACGCGCTGGCGCTGGCCGCCGGAGAGTTCGAACGGATAGCTGTTGGCGAGCTGCGGCGGGTTCGGCAGTCCAACCTGGGTCAGGAGCTCCAGCACCCGGGCCTTGATCTCGGCGGTGGACGGTGCCGGGCTCTGATGCGTGAGGATTGTCTCCTCGATCTGTTCGCCGACGCGCTTCAATGGATTGAGCGACGACAGCGGTTCCTGAAATATCATGGCAGCCTCGCCACCGCGCAGCCGGCGCAGCGCGCGGCGGTCGAGCTTGGCCGTATCATGCCCTGCAACCTTCACGGCGCCGGATACGATGTCGACGCCCTTCGGCAACAGCGAGAGGATCGCATGGGCGATCATCGATTTGCCCGAGCCGGATTCGCCGACCAGGCAGACGACTTCGTTGCGCTGGATCGCGAACGAGACCTGCTCGACCGCGAACGGCCGGTCGCCGCCCTCGGGCAGCGCGATGGAGAGATTTTCGACGGAGAGCACGGATGGGGAGGGCTGCATGCCTTTGTCCGTCATGCCCGCCGCCTTGAGATTCGCGGGTTGAGCACGTCAGACAGTCCTTCACCGAACAAGTTGATCGCAAGCACGGTGAACAGGATCGCGAGGCCGGGAAAGACGCTCATCCACCAGGCCTGCCGTATCACGGTGCGCCCGGCGCCGATCATGAAACCCCAGGACATCAGGTTGGGATCGCCAAGTCCCATGAAGGAGAGGGCGCTTTCCAGCAGGATCGCCGTCGCCACCGTCAGCGATACCACGACCAGAATCGGCGAGATCGCGTTCGGCAGGATGTGACCGAGCACGATGCGGGCCGTGCTCTCACCCTGGCACAAGGCGGCCTCGACGAACTCGCGCCCGCGCAGTTTCAGGAATTCGGCGCGCGTCAGCCGTGCCAGCGGCGGCCAGCTCACTGCGCCGATGGTGAGGATGATGGTGAGCAGCGAAGGGCTGAAGGTCGCAACCAGCAGGATCGCCAGGATGAAGGCGGGAACGGTCTGGAACATCTCCGTCACCCGCATCAGCACCAGATCGACCTTGCCGCCGAAATAGCCGGAGATAGCGCCGATCACGACGCCGATCGTCATGGC
It contains:
- a CDS encoding ABC transporter ATP-binding protein, with protein sequence MLRIEGLTSGYSAIPVLNGVSIKVEEGQFVAIVGPNGAGKTTLFKTISGIVRPSAGKITFGDHDLLSIQPAQRAHLGIAHVPEGRQVFPSLTVMENLEMGAMTEAGRRDWKHNIQRIFEWLPILAERRGQFAGTLSGGQQQMLAIGRGLASSPKLLMLDEPSMGLAPTTADFIFERLIEIRRQSKLTILLVEQRVAEALESADHGYVLEAGRVALEGNNQTLRADDRIRKAYLGM
- a CDS encoding branched-chain amino acid ABC transporter ATP-binding protein/permease; its protein translation is MIMREWRSLLPIIVFTALYAALSLSVTNSYYQLVMTLVPVWAIFGLSWNLLSGYTGLISFGHAAFFGVGAYAVVLGQIHFDLSPWIMIPIAAVLGGIAGLLIGFPTFRLQGHYFALAMLAYPLAILYVFEWLGLQEVTLPIKRENAAAYMQFADHRLYTLLALAMMLATILLTRAVERSRFGMALLAIKQNEAAAEAAGINTLAWKLRAVTLSGAIAGAIGGFYAVVLLVVTPQSVFGMLVSAQALTVAMFGGVGTVWGPVIGSVILIPLAETLNAEAGSRFPGIQGVIYGLAIICVILLAPEGLYWKIRDFWRKRSATPVTSAPTTNLPAASAELVPLRPTRSAGTGDVVLEVRNLSRSFGGLKAVQDVSFKLRQNEILGIIGPNGAGKTTLFNLLNGFLRPDTGQVLLDGREMSGRKPHELCEAGIGRTFQIMRPFLRMSISDNVVVGAYVSARTDDEAKRLAADAIARVGLSEIADRIAGELTTKELRLMELARALAGQPRILLLDETLAGLGHDEANEVVAVIQRLARDGITIAIIEHTMQAMVRLVDSFLVLDHGAVIVEGEPEAVTRDSRVIEAYLGKKWVAHAPH
- a CDS encoding branched-chain amino acid ABC transporter permease; translated protein: MTQALEGFLQALSAGLLIGAVYGLMCVGLGLIFGVMRVINFAQGDFMMLGMYAAFYFFTAFGVQAAFGNTIGPFVAIVLAGPVLAVFGYFVHLTLISRVSGTRTSSLEGEGHYAQLILTLGIALILQNGGLLVFGSVLASIRTPLSSSAWELGPMFNDISVFVNKARGIDAILSLVTMILLTLMITRSRLGKSLRAAADNPTAATYMGIDVDRAHRIAFALGTGITAIAGGLLATNYPFHPFVGVEYVIVMYAGVVLGGMGSIIGAFWGGMTIGLVQQMSTLILPTQLQNAAIFVVFLLIVFFRPQGFFGRMVERT
- a CDS encoding MmgE/PrpD family protein; this translates as MIIGSTGSSEASLARALARSALSVDPGRFDADVIAKAKICLLDFLSCAFEARNHPWSRQATAIAREAKDGATIIGNRALASPGDAAFANAVMGHGLVREDMHAASICHHGVVIWPTLLALSERTQLSGATFLAAAIIGYETGAQIGRALFNADLARLYRPTGLVAPLGAALAGSFALGLGEDAATSAMAIAANTSSGLNEWPRAGGSEMYFHPGFAARNAIAAIELAEAGARASETILEGEAGLFAAFGRRPAPADIRLFAGAGPEIMAVYNKPAPACNFAQTAAQAALRVARELRSSEDIATISIRVPEAAARYPGCDSKGPFHNALQAKMSIPFSVAAVLALGALEEENYADIGEASILGLIERIDLQSAPDLTAAFPSRQGAEILVGLRNGATVRHRLDDVIAATPDEIRVRFRQAASGVIGDGARDLEELVDNCVSLPDCRVIAARCRPEPAEQRLRPAS
- a CDS encoding NAD(P)-dependent oxidoreductase, encoding MRPLSRRDRERTMAGETIGFVGTGRMGGPMASRLLDAGYSLCIYDAQPDATTALVARGARLAKSPAEVASAADIVLASLPTPDIVKAVALGPDGVIAGNRATVMIDLSTTGPGAAKLIAAGFEPRNITLVDAPVSGGIKGAVNGTLAVMVSCPKATYDKVEPILKHFGKLFYTGDKPGTAQTAKLANNLMAAAALVITSEAVAMGVKGGVNAKVLIDIINASSGRNSASEDKFPRAVLPGTFDFGFATGLSYKDVRLCVDEAEAMGVPMVCGAAVRQMLAITNAKFGASSDFTSIAKVLEEWAGVEMRG